A stretch of the Candidatus Aquicultor sp. genome encodes the following:
- the rpsC gene encoding 30S ribosomal protein S3 — MGQKVHPRGLRVGIIEPWRSRWFASKGFDKLLHEDIEIRRTLEKKLARAAISKIIIERAGDRVKVDIHTARPGIVIGKRGSEVEILRGQLEKMTGKQVQINIEEVRRPELDATLVAQSIAEQLEARVGFRRAMKKAVTQAMKSGAQGVKVQSAGRLGGAEMARTEWYREGRVPLHTLRANIDYGFTEALTTFGRIGVKVWIYKGDIMPGQFVADKAPAGERPERPERPRGERPRRPRGDNKPGQGQGRKQGAGPRKGS, encoded by the coding sequence ATGGGGCAGAAAGTTCATCCCCGGGGCCTCAGAGTCGGTATCATCGAACCCTGGCGGTCGCGCTGGTTTGCCAGCAAGGGCTTCGATAAGCTTCTCCATGAAGATATAGAGATTAGACGGACTCTCGAAAAGAAACTCGCACGCGCGGCGATCTCAAAGATTATTATCGAGCGCGCGGGCGACCGTGTTAAGGTCGACATTCATACCGCTCGCCCGGGCATCGTCATTGGCAAGCGCGGGTCAGAGGTCGAAATCCTTCGTGGCCAGCTCGAGAAAATGACCGGCAAGCAGGTCCAGATTAATATCGAAGAGGTAAGAAGGCCGGAGCTCGACGCAACATTGGTAGCGCAGTCGATCGCCGAGCAGCTTGAGGCTCGTGTCGGTTTCAGACGCGCCATGAAGAAAGCCGTCACGCAGGCTATGAAGAGCGGTGCTCAGGGCGTTAAAGTTCAAAGCGCAGGTCGCTTGGGTGGTGCTGAAATGGCTCGTACCGAGTGGTATCGTGAGGGCCGCGTGCCGCTTCATACGCTTCGTGCCAATATCGATTACGGCTTTACCGAAGCGCTCACAACCTTTGGGCGAATCGGCGTGAAGGTCTGGATTTATAAAGGCGATATCATGCCTGGTCAGTTTGTAGCCGATAAGGCGCCAGCAGGCGAGCGTCCGGAGAGACCAGAGCGGCCGCGAGGCGAAAGGCCACGTCGTCCGCGAGGCGATAACAAGCCAGGGCAGGGCCAGGGCAGGAAGCAAGGCGCCGGGCCAAGGAAGGGGTCGTAG
- the rplV gene encoding 50S ribosomal protein L22, giving the protein MAKALENERASTKAVAKYVRISPLKVQQVINLIRGKDVEDAIAILTFTPKSAARLILKVLNSAIANAEKNMHISRSRLYVSAAHVDQGPTLKRIRPRAMGRAFRIRKRTSHITVIVTEKEG; this is encoded by the coding sequence ATGGCTAAAGCGTTAGAGAATGAGAGAGCGTCTACCAAAGCCGTTGCAAAATATGTGCGGATATCGCCACTTAAGGTGCAGCAGGTTATCAACCTTATCCGAGGTAAAGATGTCGAGGATGCAATTGCAATACTCACATTTACACCAAAATCAGCTGCTCGGTTGATTCTAAAGGTGCTCAACTCAGCGATTGCAAACGCTGAGAAGAACATGCATATCAGCCGCAGCAGGCTGTATGTATCGGCGGCGCATGTGGACCAGGGTCCAACATTGAAAAGGATTCGTCCGCGAGCAATGGGGCGGGCGTTTAGGATTAGAAAAAGAACAAGTCACATTACCGTAATTGTTACGGAGAAGGAGGGTTAA
- the rpsS gene encoding 30S ribosomal protein S19 has protein sequence MGRSLKKGPFVETRLLSRIQDMNKRNEKRVIKTWSRASTIFPEMVGHTIAVHDGRRHVPVYVTESMVGHKLGEFAPTRTFRGHAGQERSTRLR, from the coding sequence GTGGGAAGGTCACTAAAAAAAGGGCCGTTTGTTGAGACAAGGCTTCTCAGCAGGATTCAAGATATGAACAAGAGAAACGAGAAGCGGGTTATTAAAACCTGGTCTAGAGCCTCGACTATCTTCCCGGAGATGGTTGGGCATACGATAGCGGTCCATGATGGACGCAGGCATGTCCCGGTGTACGTTACTGAGAGTATGGTTGGACATAAGCTCGGCGAGTTTGCACCGACGCGGACCTTTAGAGGCCACGCGGGCCAGGAAAGGTCAACGAGGTTACGCTAG
- the rplB gene encoding 50S ribosomal protein L2, with protein MGIKKFKPTSAGRRFQTVSDFVDITKKEPEKSLLAPLKNNAGRNNNGRITTRHQGGGHKRRYRIIDFKRNKYGVPGTVEAIEYDPNRSSRIALIKYADGERRYIIAPINLKVGNQIMAGPDSDIKIGNALPLRKIPLGTIVHNIELTAGRGGQLARSAGTSAQLMAKEGNYAHLRLPSNEVRMIHMDCYATIGQVGNPEHELISIGKAGRSRWLGKRPTVRGTAMNPVDHPHGGGEGKATPGRHPVTPWGKPTLGYRTRGKKQSDKYIVKSRRSK; from the coding sequence ATGGGAATCAAAAAGTTTAAACCGACATCGGCTGGAAGGCGTTTTCAAACCGTCTCCGATTTCGTGGACATTACGAAAAAGGAGCCTGAAAAAAGCCTGTTGGCGCCGCTAAAGAACAACGCGGGACGCAATAACAACGGCCGCATCACTACGCGTCATCAGGGCGGCGGCCACAAGAGGCGCTATCGTATTATCGATTTTAAGCGCAATAAGTACGGCGTTCCCGGAACCGTTGAAGCCATCGAGTACGATCCAAACCGCTCATCGCGGATTGCGCTCATCAAGTATGCCGATGGTGAGAGGCGCTATATTATTGCGCCGATCAACCTTAAGGTCGGAAACCAGATTATGGCGGGCCCGGATTCAGATATCAAGATAGGCAACGCTCTGCCGCTGAGAAAGATCCCGCTCGGTACGATCGTGCACAACATTGAGCTTACGGCGGGTAGGGGTGGCCAGCTTGCGCGTTCAGCAGGTACATCAGCCCAGCTCATGGCAAAAGAGGGCAACTACGCACATCTGCGCTTGCCATCGAATGAAGTGCGTATGATCCATATGGATTGTTATGCGACAATCGGGCAAGTCGGCAACCCGGAGCACGAGCTTATCAGCATCGGCAAAGCCGGTCGCTCTCGTTGGTTGGGCAAGAGGCCGACGGTTCGCGGTACCGCGATGAACCCGGTCGATCACCCGCACGGCGGTGGCGAGGGTAAGGCGACACCAGGTCGTCACCCGGTTACACCGTGGGGTAAACCGACGCTTGGGTATCGTACACGCGGCAAAAAGCAATCTGACAAATATATTGTAAAATCCCGCAGGTCAAAATAA
- the rplW gene encoding 50S ribosomal protein L23, producing the protein MKTPQDVIIRPVISEKSYAQIDKQKYTFEVAKDSRKEEIKQAVEKIFKVHVEAVNTITMRGKMKRRGYTSGRTRSWKKAVVTLREGDRIEFFEAR; encoded by the coding sequence ATGAAGACACCGCAAGATGTAATTATACGCCCGGTAATCTCGGAGAAAAGCTACGCTCAAATCGACAAGCAGAAGTATACCTTTGAAGTTGCGAAAGATTCACGTAAGGAAGAGATTAAGCAGGCGGTCGAGAAGATTTTTAAGGTCCATGTTGAAGCAGTTAATACGATTACGATGCGCGGCAAGATGAAGCGCCGCGGTTATACATCGGGCAGAACCCGCAGCTGGAAGAAGGCTGTCGTGACACTCCGCGAGGGCGATCGAATCGAATTCTTCGAAGCGCGATAG
- the rplD gene encoding 50S ribosomal protein L4, producing MKLPVLNGEGKTIEEISVSPAVFEVEANEAVVHQVVRAQLAAARRGTAKTKTRSEVRGGGKKPWRQKGTGRARIGSIRAPHWVGGGTVFGPTPRDYSFSVPKKMRRLALRSILSSKARDGRLIILDDFGLNEPKTKEAAKILKNINVDKKATVIVGDEQDMAVKSVRNLDRVRVIYSSELNAYDLLNNEYLVMTRAALSSVEEGLTR from the coding sequence AGCGTTAGTCCTGCAGTCTTTGAGGTAGAAGCGAACGAGGCCGTAGTTCATCAAGTTGTGCGCGCTCAGCTTGCAGCAGCAAGAAGAGGCACAGCAAAGACAAAGACACGGTCCGAAGTACGCGGTGGTGGAAAGAAGCCTTGGCGCCAGAAAGGCACCGGACGGGCTCGAATCGGAAGTATCCGTGCACCCCACTGGGTTGGCGGTGGTACGGTCTTCGGCCCAACGCCGCGTGATTATTCATTTAGCGTTCCTAAGAAGATGCGTCGCCTAGCGCTGCGCTCGATCTTATCATCAAAGGCACGGGACGGCCGCTTGATCATCCTCGATGATTTCGGTCTGAATGAGCCAAAAACGAAAGAAGCGGCAAAGATACTGAAAAATATCAATGTCGACAAAAAGGCGACTGTTATCGTTGGCGACGAGCAGGACATGGCAGTAAAATCGGTACGCAATCTCGACAGAGTGCGGGTTATCTATAGTTCCGAGCTTAACGCCTACGACTTGCTCAATAACGAGTATTTGGTTATGACTCGCGCCGCTCTGAGTTCAGTAGAGGAGGGTCTAACCAGATGA